One Caretta caretta isolate rCarCar2 chromosome 6, rCarCar1.hap1, whole genome shotgun sequence genomic region harbors:
- the LOC125638947 gene encoding olfactory receptor 5J3-like, whose protein sequence is MAQGNDTTVTEFILAGFTDHPELQVAVFLIFLVIYVLTLLGNFGMIALIWMGSRFHTPMYLLLSNLSLVDLGYSSSIAPRVLVSLSGESKAISYAGCAAQMYFFLAFATTESFLLAVMAYDRYVAICNPLLYRLIISKRSCIWLLASSYMAGVANATVFTSCTFQLSFCGSNVIDHYFCDVLPLMRLSCTDTHTNEMLLSIFAGSIQLTTILIILFSYLYVTVAILRIRSSEGRRKAFSTCTSHLTVVAIFYGTTFFIYLQPSSASSLEQDQVISVFYTMVIPMLNPLIYSLRNKEVKDALGRMLERRKFSQQL, encoded by the coding sequence ATGGCCCAGGGAAATGACACTACCGTGACTGAATTCATCCTTGCAGGATTCACTGACCATCCAGAACTGCAGGTTGCCGTCTTCCTCATATTTCTGGTGATCTATGTTCTCACCTTGCTGGGGAATTTTGGGATGATTGCCCTAATCTGGATGGGCTCCCGATTTCACACCCCCATGTATCTCTTGCTCAGCAACTTGTCACTCGTTGACCTTGGCTACTCCTCATCCATCGCCCCCAGGGTGCTGGTGAGCCTCTCAGGGGAGAGTAAGGCCATTTCCTACGCTGGATGTGCTGCACAGATGTACTTTTTTCTTGCCTTTGCCACCACTGAGTCTTTCCTCCTTGCGGTGATGGCCTATGaccgttatgtggccatctgtaaTCCACTGCTCTATAGGCTCATCATATCCAAGAGGTCCTGCATCTGGCTCTTGGCTAGCTCCTACATGGCTGGGGTTGCAAATGCAACCGTGTTTACCAGCTGCACCTTTCAGCTGTCCTTCTGTGGGTCCAATGTAATCGATCATTActtttgtgatgtccttccgctCATGCGGCTCTCCTGCACCGACACTCACACCAATGAAATGTTGCTTTCTATCTTTGCTGGTTCCATACAACTGACTACCATACTGATCATCCTCTTCTCGTATCTGTATGTTACTGTTGCCATACTGAGGATCCGCTCCTCCGAGGGCAGAcgcaaagccttctccacctgcacctcCCACCTGACAGTTGTAGCTATATTCTATGGGACAACGTTCTTTATCTACTTACAACCCAGTTCCGCCTCCTCACTGGAGCAGGACCAGGTGATCTCTGTGTTCTACACGATGGTGATCCCCATGCTGAACCCCctgatctacagcctgaggaacaaggaggtgAAGGACGCCCTGGGGAGAATGTTAGAGAGAAGAAAGTTCTCTCAGCAGCTTTGA
- the LOC125629848 gene encoding olfactory receptor 5AR1-like translates to MEEGNHSEVTEFILSGLTDRPELQVPLFGVFLLIYGITLLGNGGMILLITIDPRLHTPMYFFLRNLSFCDLCLSSIISPKMQMNLLAERKNISFTSCTVQMYLSIVFGDVECLLLAVMAYDRYVAICNPLLYTVTLSRQLCKQLVAGVYAVGVVDSMLNTCFTFWLSFCSSNIINHFFCDVPPLLALSCSDTRINEIVMFTFTCCIIMTSFVTVLLSYVYITSTILQIRSAEGRHKAFSTCTFHLTTVVLFYGTILFMYLRPTSSYSMDTDKVASVFYTLVIPMLNPLIYSLRNTEVKDALRKAMNKLLTNS, encoded by the coding sequence atggaagagggaaATCACTCGGAGGTGACTGAGTTTATTCTCTCAGGACTGACAGATCGTCCGGAGCTGCAGGTTCCCCTGTTTGGGGTGTTCCTACTGATTTATGGTATCACCCTTTTGGGGAATGGGGGAATGATCTTGTTAATCACGATTGATCCCCgactccacacccccatgtactttttcctcaggaatttgtctttctgtgacctctgccttTCCTCGATAATTTCCCCTAAGATGCAGATGAATTTATTAGCTGAGAGGAAAAACATTTCTTTCACTTCCTGCACTGTGCAAATGTATCTCTCTATCGTTTTTGGAGATGTTGAGTGTctcttgctggctgtgatggcatatgaccgttatgtggccatctgtaacccGCTGCTCTATACGGTCACCTTGTCCAGGCAGCTCTGTaaacagctggtggctggggtgtaCGCTGTAGGGGTGGTCGATTCAATGTTAAACACGTGTTTTACATTTtggctgtcattctgcagctccaacatcatcaatcatttcttctgtgatgtCCCCCCACTGTTGGCGCTCTCCTGTTCTGACACCCGCATCAATGAGATTGTGATGTTTACTTTCACGTGCTGCATTATAATGACCAGCTTTGTGACTGTCCTCCTCTCCTATGTCTATATCACctccaccatcctgcagatcCGCTCTGCCGAGGGCCGacacaaagccttctccacctgcactttCCACTTGACCACTGTGGTCCTGTTTTATGGCACCATCCTCTTCATGTATTTACGTCCCACCTCCAGCTATTCCATGGATACAGACAAAGTGGCCTCAGTGTTTTACACACTGgtgatccccatgttgaaccccctcatctacagcctgaggaacacggAGGTGAAGGACGCCCTGAGGAAAGCAATGAATAAACTGCTAACCAATTCTTGA